One region of Elusimicrobiota bacterium genomic DNA includes:
- a CDS encoding aspartate kinase encodes MTHMRVTVMKFGGTSVADPEKILRAADRVVAARRKGLAVAVVVSAPGEMTDELLALARRVSPRPEPRELDQLLATGEQVSIALLAMAFRARKVPALSLTGPQAGIEARGPHTSAEISRIRPAKVLKELSRGRVAVIAGFQGRDPQGDVATLGRGGSDLTAVAVAAALKAESCEIFTDVKGVYTADPRLVPQARKLSQISFEDMLALAKAGAQVMQARSLQVARRHNLPLHIRSAFHPQPGTWVLPRQSLKRPAGKVTALALEKNGRRARIALVGRGLSRHVHVPAENAEAELRSLHRAYLGSPG; translated from the coding sequence TTGACCCACATGCGCGTCACCGTCATGAAATTCGGCGGCACCTCGGTGGCCGACCCGGAGAAGATCCTGCGCGCCGCGGACAGGGTCGTGGCGGCCCGCCGCAAGGGGCTGGCCGTCGCGGTGGTGGTCTCCGCCCCGGGCGAGATGACCGATGAACTCTTGGCCCTGGCCAGACGGGTCTCGCCTCGGCCCGAGCCTCGCGAGCTCGACCAGCTCCTGGCCACGGGAGAGCAGGTGAGCATCGCGCTTTTGGCCATGGCCTTCCGGGCCCGCAAGGTCCCGGCCCTGTCGCTCACGGGCCCCCAGGCCGGGATCGAGGCGCGGGGGCCGCATACCTCGGCCGAGATCTCGCGCATCCGCCCCGCCAAGGTCTTGAAAGAGCTCTCCCGGGGCCGCGTGGCGGTCATAGCCGGCTTCCAGGGGCGCGATCCCCAAGGGGACGTGGCGACCTTGGGCCGCGGCGGGTCGGATCTCACGGCCGTGGCCGTGGCCGCAGCCCTCAAGGCCGAGTCCTGCGAGATCTTCACGGACGTGAAGGGAGTCTACACCGCCGACCCCCGCTTGGTCCCCCAGGCCCGCAAGCTCTCCCAAATAAGCTTCGAGGACATGCTCGCTCTAGCCAAGGCCGGAGCCCAGGTCATGCAGGCGCGCTCCCTTCAGGTGGCGCGGCGCCACAATCTCCCTTTGCACATCCGCTCCGCCTTCCACCCCCAGCCGGGCACCTGGGTTTTGCCCCGCCAGTCCCTAAAGCGCCCCGCCGGCAAGGTCACAGCCTTGGCCCTGGAAAAAAACGGCCGGCGGGCCCGGATCGCGTTGGTGGGGCGCGGGCTCAGCCGCCACGTCCATGTCCCCGCGGAGAACGCCGAGGCGGAGCTTCGCTCCCTGCACAGGGCCTATTTGGGGAGCCCGGGATGA
- a CDS encoding insulinase family protein has protein sequence MKNLILCLFLSGAVSRSGAVSTVALDSPSPLVKIKIMVKAGSAQDPKGLEGAAALTGFLAIQGNSGDPARPLTKERLAEITRPWGSGAYPTVSVSKETTVFSFTIPREALSQYLDQVLAPLMTKPLFDAKELDRVRQEFLQSLRSDLRFQQIENLGLVALDNYIYEGTPYAHPDMGTEAGLKTVDRYGLMRFYRTYYRPENVVIGLSIQDSGLKARLEKIAVGMGEAEAGPFPAEPAAVPAPVSGRQVLVVGLPNAISTGIHAGFPLPLTRKDEDFWPLYVGNVWFGTHRDSFSHLYQVVREERGYNYGDYSYIEHFEGRPANLFPPFNTPRRSQCFSVWVRPVGHAYAGHILRAITWELENFIRRGMSEEECALAKNKAKVLYLSLAETADRMLASRLDDEFYGMSPGYLPGYLSRIEAVKCSEVNAAIKKYLQARDLKYLIVTHSAQAPKIIEQIVSDAPVWGKTPADYQIDVKEEDGRKLYLVPEPKLDILRRDALWADYSLGISRDRARVVPAEKMFEISDLPR, from the coding sequence ATGAAAAATCTGATTCTTTGCCTTTTCCTCAGCGGAGCCGTTTCCCGTTCGGGAGCCGTTTCCACCGTGGCTCTCGACTCGCCCTCCCCTCTGGTCAAGATTAAGATCATGGTGAAGGCCGGTTCGGCCCAGGATCCCAAGGGACTGGAGGGAGCGGCAGCGCTCACGGGATTCTTGGCCATCCAGGGAAACTCCGGGGACCCCGCCCGCCCCCTCACCAAGGAGAGACTGGCGGAGATCACCCGGCCTTGGGGCTCGGGGGCCTATCCCACGGTTTCCGTGTCCAAGGAAACGACGGTGTTCTCCTTCACCATTCCTCGCGAGGCTTTGAGCCAATACTTGGACCAAGTCCTGGCCCCTCTCATGACCAAGCCCCTTTTCGACGCCAAGGAGCTCGACCGGGTGCGACAGGAGTTCCTCCAAAGCCTGCGTTCCGACCTGCGCTTCCAGCAGATCGAGAATCTCGGGCTCGTGGCCTTGGACAACTACATTTACGAGGGCACTCCTTACGCCCACCCCGACATGGGGACCGAGGCGGGGCTCAAGACCGTGGACCGCTACGGCCTCATGCGCTTTTACCGGACCTATTACCGGCCCGAGAACGTGGTCATCGGCTTGAGCATACAGGACTCGGGCTTGAAGGCGCGGCTCGAGAAAATCGCCGTGGGCATGGGCGAGGCCGAGGCCGGCCCCTTTCCGGCGGAGCCCGCGGCCGTCCCCGCACCGGTTTCCGGGCGTCAGGTCCTGGTCGTGGGCCTGCCCAACGCCATCTCGACCGGCATCCACGCCGGTTTTCCCCTGCCGCTCACGCGCAAGGACGAGGACTTCTGGCCCCTTTACGTGGGCAACGTCTGGTTCGGGACCCATCGCGACAGTTTCTCGCACCTCTACCAGGTGGTGCGCGAGGAGCGCGGCTACAATTACGGGGACTACTCCTACATCGAGCATTTCGAGGGCCGGCCCGCCAACCTTTTTCCGCCCTTCAACACCCCGCGCCGTTCCCAGTGCTTCAGCGTTTGGGTCAGACCCGTGGGCCACGCCTACGCGGGGCATATCCTGAGGGCGATCACATGGGAGCTCGAGAATTTCATCCGCCGGGGCATGAGCGAGGAGGAATGCGCGCTGGCCAAGAACAAGGCCAAGGTGCTCTACCTGAGCCTGGCAGAGACCGCGGATCGGATGCTCGCCAGCCGCCTGGACGACGAATTTTACGGCATGTCCCCCGGTTATCTGCCCGGGTATCTCTCGCGCATCGAGGCCGTGAAGTGCTCGGAGGTCAACGCCGCCATCAAGAAGTACCTGCAGGCCCGGGACCTCAAGTACCTGATCGTCACCCATTCGGCCCAGGCCCCCAAGATCATCGAGCAAATCGTCTCCGACGCGCCGGTCTGGGGAAAGACCCCCGCCGACTACCAGATAGACGTCAAGGAAGAGGACGGGCGCAAGCTATACCTCGTCCCCGAACCCAAGCTCGACATCCTGCGCCGCGACGCCCTGTGGGCTGACTATTCCTTGGGGATATCCCGCGACCGGGCGCGCGTGGTACCCGCCGAGAAGATGTTCGAGATCTCAGACTTGCCGCGGTAG
- a CDS encoding insulinase family protein — protein sequence MKLSATLFLFLACLASAGVFPYPVHKKTLPNGLDVVVIETPEFKDVLSYNTMVMAGSGREEEKGKTGLAHLFEHILFRHRYAAEEGGYDDRMGKLGTDNNAWTWFDVTYYHPLTFTRNLERRGKAGLPGLAELESSRFTALDFSEKTFKTESGAVLGEYRRLASFPSEKMSERLAALMFPNHPYGHTTMGYYEDVADMPNHFEAAKKFYGTYYRPNNCALIVAGDVKAGEIFKAVEPYYKEWKPQPIPTVKQARGSQKEELREHVAWDADVAPLVWVAYRMPAFELGSKNAAAAELLSELLVSPAAPLYKRLRYEKQLASSLGFEEGTRGFESFDPRALVVSAELYKEKHAQKGKAYFSEVAQEIVSELDALKGFSKDPKAKELLKNLKNKYRYDFLAVLSSPGNIAGAFSWYYRFNRSPSALDQLLDSVEALKPEDIDKFAQAWFIPENRAILTLAYEKGK from the coding sequence ATGAAATTATCGGCAACCCTCTTCCTGTTCTTGGCCTGCCTGGCTTCGGCCGGGGTGTTCCCCTACCCGGTCCATAAGAAGACCTTGCCCAACGGGCTGGACGTGGTCGTCATCGAGACCCCGGAGTTCAAGGACGTCCTCAGTTACAACACCATGGTCATGGCCGGCTCGGGCCGCGAGGAGGAAAAGGGCAAGACGGGCTTGGCCCACCTTTTCGAGCACATTCTGTTCCGGCACCGCTACGCGGCAGAGGAGGGCGGCTACGACGACCGCATGGGCAAGCTCGGCACCGACAACAACGCATGGACCTGGTTCGACGTCACCTATTACCACCCCTTGACCTTCACCCGCAACCTGGAGCGCCGGGGCAAGGCCGGACTTCCCGGCTTGGCGGAGCTCGAGTCATCCCGCTTCACGGCCCTCGATTTCTCGGAGAAGACCTTCAAGACCGAATCCGGGGCCGTGCTTGGGGAATACCGGCGGCTGGCCTCCTTTCCCTCCGAGAAGATGTCCGAGAGGCTCGCGGCGTTGATGTTTCCGAACCATCCGTACGGCCACACGACCATGGGCTACTACGAAGACGTCGCGGACATGCCCAACCATTTCGAGGCGGCCAAGAAGTTCTACGGGACTTATTACCGCCCCAATAACTGCGCCCTGATCGTGGCCGGGGACGTGAAGGCCGGGGAGATTTTCAAAGCGGTCGAGCCTTATTACAAGGAGTGGAAGCCTCAGCCCATCCCGACCGTCAAACAGGCGCGCGGTTCCCAGAAAGAGGAACTGCGCGAACATGTCGCCTGGGACGCGGACGTGGCACCCCTGGTCTGGGTTGCCTACCGCATGCCCGCCTTCGAGCTGGGCTCCAAAAACGCGGCCGCGGCCGAGCTCTTGAGCGAGCTTCTCGTCTCTCCAGCGGCACCCCTTTATAAGAGGCTGCGCTACGAGAAGCAATTGGCGAGCTCGCTGGGCTTCGAGGAGGGGACCCGCGGTTTCGAGAGCTTCGACCCACGCGCCCTAGTGGTGAGCGCCGAGCTATATAAGGAGAAGCACGCCCAAAAAGGAAAGGCCTATTTCAGCGAGGTCGCCCAGGAGATCGTCTCCGAGCTCGACGCCCTCAAGGGCTTTTCCAAGGACCCCAAGGCCAAGGAGCTCTTGAAAAATCTCAAGAACAAGTACCGCTACGATTTCCTCGCCGTGCTCTCGAGCCCGGGGAACATCGCCGGCGCCTTCTCCTGGTATTACCGCTTCAACCGCAGCCCCTCGGCCCTGGATCAGCTCTTGGACTCGGTGGAGGCCTTGAAGCCCGAGGACATAGACAAGTTCGCGCAGGCGTGGTTTATCCCGGAGAACCGGGCGATCCTGACCTTGGCGTATGAGAAGGGGAAATAG
- a CDS encoding cyclase family protein, producing the protein MTPAFLVFLAGLGLAAPSPAPWPRGPVLDLTYPLDDKTPAWPTEAGFSLKKLHASLAPGGYYYAANSFSMPEHLGTHLDAPRHFRADGRSVDAVHLEGLLGPGVVLDVSEACRRNRDYQIRREDFLLWEKKNGRIPAGALVFLRTGFGRNWRERRLYLGTAALGEKALSQLHFPGLGADAARWLAESRRIGAVAIDTASIDHGPSRNFKTHQVLAEKNIPVIENAARLEDLPAKKFTAIALPLKIKGGTGSPIRLIAVLDK; encoded by the coding sequence ATGACGCCGGCTTTCCTCGTTTTCCTGGCCGGCCTTGGGCTGGCCGCCCCCTCCCCGGCCCCTTGGCCCCGGGGTCCGGTCCTGGATCTGACCTATCCCTTGGATGACAAAACCCCGGCATGGCCGACCGAGGCCGGGTTTTCCCTCAAAAAACTCCACGCGAGCCTCGCCCCTGGGGGCTACTATTACGCAGCCAATTCCTTCTCCATGCCGGAGCACCTGGGCACGCACCTGGACGCTCCCCGGCATTTCCGCGCCGACGGCCGTTCGGTGGACGCGGTCCATTTGGAAGGCTTGCTCGGCCCCGGCGTGGTCCTGGACGTTTCCGAGGCCTGCCGCAGGAACCGCGATTATCAGATACGCCGCGAGGATTTCCTGCTCTGGGAGAAGAAAAACGGCCGGATCCCCGCGGGAGCCCTGGTGTTCCTGCGCACGGGCTTCGGCCGCAACTGGCGGGAGCGGAGACTGTATCTCGGCACCGCGGCCCTGGGGGAGAAGGCCCTCTCCCAGCTCCATTTCCCGGGGCTCGGCGCCGACGCGGCCAGGTGGCTGGCGGAAAGCCGCAGGATCGGAGCCGTGGCCATAGACACGGCCAGCATAGACCACGGCCCCTCTCGGAATTTCAAGACCCACCAGGTCCTGGCCGAGAAGAACATCCCAGTCATCGAGAACGCGGCGCGCCTCGAGGACTTGCCGGCTAAGAAATTCACCGCGATAGCGCTTCCCCTCAAAATCAAGGGAGGGACGGGCAGCCCCATCCGCCTGATCGCGGTCCTGGATAAATAA
- a CDS encoding type II toxin-antitoxin system RelE/ParE family toxin — protein sequence MIAALAEFPELGAPMAGPFAGYRAFVVDNYRVIYHLHPGPAIEIAYIRDCRRKPLA from the coding sequence ATGATCGCCGCCCTTGCGGAATTTCCCGAACTCGGCGCGCCCATGGCCGGTCCTTTCGCGGGCTACCGGGCCTTCGTGGTGGACAACTATCGGGTGATATATCATCTTCACCCCGGCCCGGCCATAGAGATCGCCTATATCCGAGACTGCCGCCGAAAACCATTGGCCTAA
- a CDS encoding HRDC domain-containing protein, with the protein MSQHHSIPEPVIVTAREHLEELGAELRETRQLALDIESNGFYAYREKVCLLQMSTPSSDYIVDPVAIKDLSRLAPLMADPAIEKIFHAGEYDVLCLKRDYGFTFANVFDTMIAVRLLGIKEIGLAATIEKYFGIKLSKKLQRSDWGRRPLTPEQLRYAQMDTHYLIALTRLLKADLDQKGRGADAAEAFAELAALEPEEKAFDPEGYWRLSAGHKLAGDQMGAFKALYLLREEKAQSRNRAPFRILPESLMLHLAQGLPEDMDSLKNAKGMTPYLFQRYGRELLEAIEKGRHGPPPTEPPRRRGPSRNSQEWKLFEALRLWRKEQALREDVEPVVIISSETLRRIARAACEEADPLQSLSSLKRSRYGAALEGVLKKKDSL; encoded by the coding sequence ATGAGCCAACACCATTCCATTCCCGAGCCGGTCATCGTCACGGCCCGCGAGCACCTCGAGGAGCTCGGAGCCGAGCTGCGGGAAACCCGCCAGCTCGCCCTCGACATCGAATCCAATGGGTTCTACGCCTACCGGGAGAAGGTCTGCCTTCTGCAGATGTCCACGCCCTCCTCGGATTACATCGTGGACCCCGTCGCCATCAAGGATCTCTCACGCCTGGCCCCCCTCATGGCCGACCCCGCCATAGAGAAGATATTCCACGCGGGGGAATATGACGTCCTTTGTCTTAAGCGCGACTACGGCTTCACCTTCGCCAACGTCTTCGACACCATGATCGCGGTGCGCCTGCTCGGGATCAAGGAGATTGGTCTCGCCGCGACCATAGAGAAGTACTTCGGAATCAAGCTTTCCAAGAAGCTCCAGCGCTCGGATTGGGGGCGGCGGCCGCTTACCCCGGAGCAGCTGCGCTACGCCCAAATGGACACTCATTACCTCATCGCCTTGACCAGGCTCCTGAAGGCAGACCTCGATCAAAAGGGGCGCGGGGCGGACGCGGCGGAGGCTTTCGCGGAACTCGCGGCCCTCGAGCCGGAGGAAAAGGCCTTCGATCCCGAGGGATACTGGCGCCTGTCCGCGGGGCACAAGCTCGCCGGCGACCAGATGGGCGCCTTCAAGGCCCTCTACCTCCTACGCGAGGAGAAGGCTCAGTCGCGAAACCGCGCCCCCTTCCGCATTCTCCCCGAATCCCTGATGCTGCACCTGGCCCAAGGGCTTCCGGAGGACATGGATTCCTTGAAAAACGCCAAGGGAATGACTCCCTACCTTTTCCAAAGATACGGGCGCGAGCTTCTGGAAGCGATCGAGAAGGGGCGCCACGGCCCTCCCCCCACCGAGCCGCCGCGCCGGCGGGGTCCGAGCCGCAACAGCCAGGAGTGGAAGCTCTTCGAGGCCCTGCGCCTTTGGAGGAAGGAACAGGCCCTGCGCGAGGATGTCGAGCCAGTGGTGATCATTTCCTCGGAAACCCTGCGGCGCATCGCCCGCGCGGCCTGCGAGGAAGCCGACCCCCTCCAGTCCCTGAGTTCCCTCAAGCGCTCCCGCTACGGGGCGGCCCTGGAAGGGGTGCTGAAGAAGAAGGACTCCCTATGA
- a CDS encoding type II toxin-antitoxin system Phd/YefM family antitoxin, translating into MDSDWQLQNAKNRLSELVDRALRQGPQTITRHGKPAAVVLSFQDYQRIKGAQNSLSSFFSRSPLRSQTLDLERARDPGRDLTL; encoded by the coding sequence ATGGACTCCGACTGGCAGCTTCAAAACGCCAAAAACCGCTTGAGCGAGCTCGTCGATCGGGCCCTGCGCCAGGGCCCCCAGACCATTACTCGGCACGGCAAGCCGGCGGCCGTCGTGCTTTCGTTCCAGGATTACCAGCGGATTAAAGGTGCTCAAAACAGCCTCTCCTCCTTCTTCTCGCGCTCGCCTCTGCGAAGCCAAACGCTGGACCTGGAGCGCGCCCGCGACCCCGGACGGGACCTGACGTTGTGA
- a CDS encoding type II toxin-antitoxin system VapC family toxin: MKYLLDTSVISELVRPKPEAGVVRWLDERDEESLFLSVLTLGELHKGVVRLPTGPRKNKLQYWIDEDLSRRFYGKILDITVEVAAEWGHLQAHGLNRGEPIPVVDSLIAATAIVNHLTVATRNTKDLERCGAPVYNPWPA, encoded by the coding sequence GTGAAATACCTGCTGGACACGAGCGTCATCTCGGAGCTCGTAAGGCCCAAGCCTGAAGCCGGGGTCGTGCGCTGGCTCGATGAGAGAGATGAGGAGAGCCTATTCCTGAGCGTTCTCACGCTTGGAGAGCTCCACAAAGGCGTGGTCCGCTTGCCAACGGGACCTCGCAAGAACAAGCTGCAGTATTGGATTGACGAGGATTTGTCGCGGCGCTTCTACGGGAAAATTCTGGACATTACCGTGGAGGTCGCCGCCGAGTGGGGCCACCTCCAGGCTCACGGCCTCAACCGCGGAGAGCCTATTCCCGTCGTAGACAGCCTCATCGCGGCCACGGCCATCGTCAATCACCTCACCGTGGCTACGCGCAATACCAAGGATCTCGAGCGCTGCGGCGCGCCCGTTTACAATCCTTGGCCCGCCTAA
- a CDS encoding D-glycerate dehydrogenase, translated as MARPSILITRRIPEEALRLLSPHFEIEHHNKPTSIARKALLSKIKDKDGILCLLTEKINPELLERAPRLKAVSTYSVGFDHVDVKACTERGIAVTNTPGVLTETTADFTWALLLSAARRVAEGDRFMRAGKYKAWDPLMLLGTDVHGKTLGIVGFGRIGQAVARRAMGFGMAVLYYDTQRLFPEVEKEFGAKFRELNELLRESDFVTLHTVLDQTTHHLIDDKAFALMKRSAYLVNAARGPIVDEKALVRALKAGRIRGAALDVYENEPKMAPGLDKLANAVIVPHIASASHETRTRMGMMAAEGLVDVLARRRKPAYLVNPQAWDKSAAAS; from the coding sequence ATGGCGCGCCCTAGTATTCTGATCACTCGCCGCATCCCTGAGGAAGCGTTAAGGCTTCTCTCGCCGCATTTCGAGATCGAGCATCACAATAAACCCACTTCTATCGCCCGCAAGGCGCTGCTCTCGAAAATCAAGGACAAGGACGGGATTTTGTGCCTGCTTACCGAGAAGATAAACCCCGAGCTGTTGGAGAGGGCCCCGAGGCTCAAGGCGGTTTCCACCTACTCCGTGGGCTTCGATCATGTGGACGTAAAGGCCTGCACGGAGCGCGGGATCGCGGTCACCAACACTCCGGGGGTGCTGACGGAGACCACGGCTGATTTCACCTGGGCGCTTCTGCTCTCCGCGGCCCGACGCGTTGCCGAAGGGGACCGTTTCATGCGCGCGGGGAAATACAAGGCCTGGGATCCCCTAATGCTCCTCGGCACCGATGTGCATGGGAAAACCTTGGGGATCGTGGGCTTTGGCCGCATCGGCCAGGCCGTGGCGCGCCGCGCCATGGGCTTCGGGATGGCAGTGCTTTACTACGACACCCAGCGCCTGTTCCCCGAGGTGGAAAAGGAGTTCGGCGCGAAGTTCCGGGAGCTTAACGAGCTTCTGCGCGAGTCCGATTTCGTCACGTTGCACACGGTCTTGGACCAGACCACGCACCACTTGATCGACGACAAGGCCTTCGCCTTGATGAAGCGCTCGGCCTATCTCGTCAACGCCGCGCGCGGGCCCATCGTGGATGAGAAGGCCTTGGTGCGCGCGCTCAAGGCCGGCCGCATCCGGGGCGCTGCCTTGGACGTGTACGAGAACGAGCCTAAAATGGCCCCCGGGCTCGATAAGCTTGCCAACGCCGTGATCGTGCCCCATATCGCCAGCGCCTCTCACGAGACGCGCACGCGCATGGGGATGATGGCGGCCGAGGGGCTGGTGGACGTCCTGGCCCGGCGGCGAAAGCCGGCCTATCTGGTCAATCCCCAGGCCTGGGACAAAAGCGCCGCGGCCTCATGA
- a CDS encoding type 1 glutamine amidotransferase, with protein sequence MKKRAAVLLEEQYQELEVWVPYFRLKEAGVEAVFVGQEAGKVYKGKYGYPAQAELSYGQVRAESLDAVIIPGGFAPDFMRRYPEPARLVADMFRAGKLVASICHGAWVLCSAGILKGKKVTCFYAIADDVKNAGAEYVDREVVVDENLVTSRKPEDIPAFCAAIVNRLSAPSPRPPAD encoded by the coding sequence ATGAAAAAGCGCGCCGCCGTCCTGCTCGAGGAACAGTACCAGGAACTCGAGGTTTGGGTCCCTTACTTTCGCCTGAAGGAGGCCGGGGTGGAGGCCGTCTTCGTCGGCCAGGAGGCGGGCAAGGTCTACAAGGGCAAATACGGCTACCCGGCCCAGGCCGAGCTGTCTTACGGTCAGGTCCGGGCAGAAAGCCTCGACGCCGTGATCATCCCCGGGGGCTTCGCTCCGGACTTCATGCGCCGCTACCCCGAGCCAGCCCGGCTCGTGGCCGACATGTTCAGAGCGGGCAAGCTCGTGGCCTCCATTTGCCACGGGGCTTGGGTCCTCTGCTCGGCCGGGATCTTGAAGGGGAAGAAAGTCACCTGCTTTTACGCCATCGCCGACGACGTCAAAAACGCCGGGGCCGAGTATGTGGACCGAGAGGTGGTGGTGGACGAAAACCTCGTGACGTCCCGCAAGCCGGAGGACATTCCCGCCTTCTGCGCGGCGATCGTCAATCGCCTTTCGGCGCCTTCGCCGCGGCCGCCCGCAGATTAA
- a CDS encoding DUF5009 domain-containing protein: MKKDNSKPPRLAALDLFRGFVIAAMVFVNYCAGLEAIPYWLKHAPPGRDAYTPVDLVFPAFLFMSGLAIPLSLGPRLKREEPRSAILGKVTIRVLSLLFLGAVTASLENYSEQASGMSQPLWTFLFYAGVILLWRAGSGRGSRLLGLGILGIIGWAYGVCAAVYVAAKGKTQVLFGALILMLVYYLARTPLGDLLGSQAAIAMAGVLVGSHFVPERSRSPAAKFSFMVFLGLGLWLSGSLLRPWQGISKDEATASFALVTAGEACALFAAFYWLCDVKDWGKKRACRYDLGFCFIF; the protein is encoded by the coding sequence ATGAAAAAAGACAATAGCAAGCCTCCGCGTTTGGCCGCTTTGGATTTGTTCAGAGGTTTTGTCATCGCGGCCATGGTGTTTGTCAATTACTGCGCGGGCCTGGAGGCGATCCCTTACTGGCTCAAGCACGCCCCGCCCGGGCGAGACGCCTATACTCCCGTGGACCTCGTATTCCCGGCCTTCCTCTTCATGTCGGGGCTGGCCATCCCCTTGTCCTTGGGCCCGCGCTTAAAGAGAGAAGAACCCCGTAGCGCGATCCTGGGGAAAGTCACTATCCGCGTTCTTTCCCTGCTTTTCCTAGGCGCCGTCACCGCGAGCCTGGAGAATTATTCGGAGCAGGCCTCGGGCATGAGCCAGCCTCTGTGGACGTTTCTTTTCTACGCGGGCGTGATCCTGCTGTGGCGCGCTGGCTCCGGACGCGGCTCGCGTCTCTTGGGACTGGGGATTTTGGGCATTATCGGCTGGGCGTATGGAGTCTGCGCCGCGGTTTATGTCGCGGCAAAGGGAAAAACTCAAGTCTTATTTGGGGCGCTCATCCTCATGCTGGTTTATTACCTGGCGCGCACGCCCCTGGGAGATCTCTTGGGCTCGCAGGCCGCCATCGCCATGGCCGGAGTGTTGGTCGGCAGTCATTTCGTGCCGGAAAGAAGCCGTTCTCCGGCCGCAAAGTTTTCTTTCATGGTCTTTTTGGGACTAGGGCTTTGGCTGTCGGGCTCGCTTCTTCGGCCCTGGCAGGGCATCAGCAAGGACGAGGCCACCGCGAGCTTCGCCTTGGTGACTGCCGGAGAAGCCTGCGCCCTTTTCGCGGCGTTTTACTGGCTGTGCGACGTGAAGGACTGGGGGAAGAAAAGAGCTTGTCGCTATGATCTTGGCTTCTGCTTTATTTTCTAG